The Streptomyces sp. HSG2 genome has a segment encoding these proteins:
- the ndgR gene encoding IclR family transcriptional regulator NdgR — protein sequence MDNSSGVGVLDKAALVLSALESGPATLAGLVGATGLARPTAHRLAVALEHHRMVARDMQGRFILGPRLAELAAAAGEDRLLATAGPVLTHLRDVTGESAQLYRRQGDMRICVAAAERLSGLRDTVPVGSTLTMKAGSSAQILMAWEEPERLHRGLQGARFTATALSGVRRRGWAQSIGEREPGVASVSAPVRGPSHRVVAAVSVSGPIERLTRHPGRMHAQAVIDAAGRLSEALRRSG from the coding sequence ATGGACAACAGTAGCGGCGTCGGCGTTCTGGACAAGGCGGCACTCGTCCTCAGCGCTCTGGAGTCGGGTCCGGCCACCCTCGCGGGGTTGGTCGGGGCCACCGGACTGGCTCGACCCACGGCCCACCGTCTGGCCGTGGCCCTGGAACACCACCGCATGGTGGCGCGCGACATGCAGGGGCGGTTCATCCTGGGCCCCCGCCTGGCCGAGCTGGCCGCCGCCGCGGGCGAGGACCGCCTGTTGGCGACCGCGGGCCCGGTCCTCACACACCTGAGGGACGTCACTGGCGAGAGCGCCCAGCTCTACAGACGCCAGGGGGACATGCGCATCTGCGTCGCGGCGGCCGAGCGACTGTCCGGTCTGCGGGACACGGTTCCGGTCGGCTCCACGCTCACCATGAAGGCGGGGTCCTCCGCCCAGATCCTGATGGCCTGGGAGGAGCCGGAGCGCCTGCACCGCGGACTTCAGGGCGCGCGTTTCACCGCGACCGCGCTGTCGGGAGTGCGCCGGCGCGGGTGGGCCCAGTCCATCGGCGAAAGGGAGCCCGGGGTGGCGTCCGTGTCGGCACCGGTTCGCGGGCCGTCGCACCGCGTCGTGGCCGCGGTGTCGGTGTCGGGGCCCATCGAACGACTGACACGCCACCCAGGACGCATGCACGCGCAGGCGGTGATCGACGCCGCCGGACGGCTCTCCGAGGCCCTGCGCCGCTCGGGGTGA
- a CDS encoding HAD family hydrolase produces MPVKAIVWDVDDTLFDHTSADREGLRSHLVAEGELAAHHSGEEALSRWREIGEEQWIRHAAGEVDYPTLRRDRTRVFVGRAGLTNAEADAWFERYLTHYESAWSLFPDVVPALDALAGDYRHGVLSNSSIRVQDRKLRTLGVHDRFESILCAAELGVSKPDASAFHAACAALGLAPDEVAYVGDHPEIDGRGAAEAGLLSVWVDRGGPRSAITPGAGALRIATLAELPALLCADTRFGAPSTFG; encoded by the coding sequence ATGCCCGTCAAAGCCATCGTCTGGGACGTCGACGACACGCTCTTCGACCACACGAGCGCGGATCGCGAGGGCCTCCGTTCCCACCTCGTCGCCGAGGGAGAGCTCGCCGCGCACCACTCCGGCGAGGAGGCGCTGAGCCGCTGGCGCGAGATCGGCGAGGAGCAGTGGATTCGTCATGCCGCAGGCGAGGTGGACTACCCCACGCTGCGACGCGACCGCACACGGGTCTTCGTGGGCCGTGCAGGACTGACGAACGCCGAGGCCGACGCCTGGTTCGAGCGGTATCTCACGCACTACGAGTCGGCCTGGTCGCTGTTTCCGGACGTGGTTCCGGCACTCGACGCGCTGGCCGGCGACTACCGGCACGGGGTGCTCTCCAACTCCAGCATCCGCGTCCAGGACCGCAAGCTGAGGACACTGGGCGTCCATGACCGGTTCGAGAGCATCCTGTGCGCCGCCGAACTGGGCGTCTCCAAACCCGACGCGAGCGCCTTCCACGCGGCCTGCGCCGCCTTGGGGCTCGCTCCCGACGAGGTGGCCTACGTGGGAGACCATCCGGAGATCGACGGCAGAGGAGCAGCCGAGGCCGGACTGCTGTCCGTCTGGGTCGATCGCGGTGGTCCCCGGTCGGCGATCACCCCCGGGGCGGGCGCGCTCCGGATCGCCACGCTCGCCGAACTCCCCGCGCTCCTCTGCGCCGATACGCGTTTTGGAGCCCCGTCCACCTTCGGGTAA
- the gltX gene encoding glutamate--tRNA ligase encodes MASAPASPVRVRFCPSPTGNPHVGLVRTALFNWAFARHHQGTLVFRIEDTDAARDSEDSYRQLLDAMRWLGLDWDEGPEVGGPHAPYRQSERTDLYAEVARKLLESGHAYHCYCSQEELDARREAARAAGRPSGYDGHCRDLADARVQEYRAQGRAPIVRFRMPDETITFTDLVRGELTFTPENVPDYGIVRAGGAPLYTLVNPVDDALMGITHVLRGEDLLSSTPRQIALYRALTKLGLAESVPHFGHLPYVTGEGNKKLSKRDPQSSLNLYRDRGFLPEGLLNYLSLLGWSLAADRDVFSTAEMVAAFDVADVNPNPARFDLKKCEAINADHIRLLDAEEFARRCRPWLEAPFAPWSPEDFDEDRWRAIAPHAQTRLRVLSEITDNVDFLFLPEPVWDASSWDKAMKEGSDALLRTAREKLAVADWSSPESLKEAVLAAGEAHGLKLGKAQAPVRVAVTGRTVGLPLFESLEVLGRDRALARIDAALARLAS; translated from the coding sequence GTGGCTAGCGCACCCGCCTCCCCCGTACGCGTCCGATTCTGTCCGTCCCCGACCGGCAACCCCCACGTCGGCCTGGTCCGCACCGCCTTGTTCAACTGGGCGTTCGCCCGTCACCACCAGGGCACGCTCGTCTTCCGCATCGAGGACACCGACGCGGCCCGCGACTCCGAGGACTCCTACCGGCAGCTGCTCGACGCGATGCGCTGGCTGGGACTCGACTGGGACGAGGGGCCAGAGGTGGGCGGCCCGCACGCCCCGTACCGCCAGTCCGAGCGGACGGACCTGTACGCCGAGGTCGCGCGCAAGCTCCTGGAGTCCGGCCACGCCTACCACTGCTACTGCTCCCAGGAGGAACTCGACGCCCGACGCGAGGCCGCCCGCGCCGCCGGCAGGCCGTCGGGGTACGACGGCCACTGCCGCGACCTCGCCGACGCACGGGTTCAGGAGTACCGGGCCCAGGGCCGGGCGCCCATCGTCCGCTTTCGCATGCCGGACGAGACGATCACTTTCACTGATCTCGTGCGCGGCGAACTGACCTTCACCCCGGAGAACGTCCCCGACTACGGCATCGTCCGGGCCGGCGGCGCGCCGCTGTACACGCTGGTCAACCCGGTGGACGACGCCCTGATGGGGATCACCCACGTCCTGCGCGGAGAGGACCTGCTCTCGTCCACCCCGCGCCAGATCGCCCTGTACCGCGCGCTGACGAAGCTGGGACTCGCCGAGAGCGTCCCGCACTTCGGCCACCTCCCTTATGTCACGGGCGAGGGAAACAAGAAGCTCTCCAAGCGTGATCCGCAGTCCAGCCTCAACCTCTATCGCGACCGCGGTTTCCTCCCCGAGGGACTGCTCAACTACCTCTCCCTGCTGGGATGGTCGCTCGCCGCCGACCGGGACGTCTTCTCGACGGCGGAGATGGTCGCCGCGTTCGACGTCGCGGACGTCAACCCCAACCCGGCCCGCTTCGACCTGAAGAAGTGCGAGGCGATCAACGCAGACCACATCCGCCTGCTGGACGCGGAGGAGTTCGCGCGACGGTGCCGACCGTGGTTGGAGGCACCCTTCGCCCCCTGGTCCCCGGAGGACTTCGACGAGGACCGCTGGCGGGCGATCGCGCCGCACGCCCAGACCCGCCTACGGGTCCTCTCCGAGATCACCGACAACGTCGACTTCCTCTTCCTGCCCGAGCCGGTGTGGGACGCCTCTTCCTGGGACAAGGCGATGAAGGAGGGCTCGGACGCGCTCCTGCGCACGGCACGGGAGAAGTTGGCGGTGGCGGACTGGAGCTCCCCCGAGTCTCTCAAGGAGGCGGTGCTGGCCGCGGGTGAGGCGCACGGCCTCAAACTGGGCAAGGCCCAGGCCCCCGTGCGAGTGGCGGTCACCGGACGGACCGTCGGGCTCCCGCTGTTCGAGTCCCTGGAGGTGCTGGGTCGGGACCGGGCTCTCGCCAGGATCGACGCGGCCCTTGCCCGACTCGCTTCCTAG
- a CDS encoding fumarylacetoacetate hydrolase family protein, producing the protein MRIARFSIDGNVAFGAVEGDRPDELVLDVVKGIPFADFELSGTKVPLSGVRLLPPVLPNKVVAFGSNYADHARELGNEVPDAPFAFLKPSTSVIGPGDEIRHPSFSEELHHEAELAVVIGRMCREVPRERVADVIMGYTCANDVTARDVQRREKQWARAKGFDTACPLGPWIETDIDLATAADLTIQLTVNGAQRQLARTSEMVHSIEDLVVNISEAMTLLPGDVILTGTPAGVGPLRVGDEVAVTIEGIGTLTNKVVQRG; encoded by the coding sequence GTGCGTATCGCCAGGTTCTCCATCGACGGCAACGTCGCCTTCGGCGCGGTCGAGGGCGACCGACCGGACGAGCTCGTCCTCGACGTCGTCAAGGGCATTCCGTTCGCGGACTTCGAGCTCTCCGGCACCAAGGTCCCCCTGAGCGGCGTGCGGCTGCTGCCGCCGGTGCTGCCCAACAAGGTCGTCGCCTTCGGCAGCAACTACGCCGACCACGCCCGCGAGCTGGGCAACGAGGTGCCCGACGCTCCGTTCGCCTTCCTCAAGCCCTCCACGTCCGTCATCGGCCCCGGAGACGAGATCCGCCACCCCTCCTTCTCCGAGGAGCTGCACCACGAGGCCGAGCTGGCGGTGGTCATCGGCCGGATGTGCCGCGAGGTGCCGCGTGAGCGAGTCGCCGATGTGATCATGGGGTACACGTGCGCCAACGACGTCACCGCCCGGGACGTCCAGCGGCGCGAGAAGCAATGGGCGAGGGCCAAGGGCTTCGACACCGCCTGCCCGCTCGGCCCCTGGATCGAGACGGACATCGACCTGGCGACCGCCGCGGACCTCACGATCCAGCTCACCGTCAACGGAGCGCAACGTCAGCTCGCCCGCACCAGTGAGATGGTCCACTCCATCGAGGACCTGGTCGTCAACATCTCCGAGGCCATGACGCTGCTCCCCGGCGATGTCATCCTCACGGGCACCCCGGCCGGGGTGGGCCCCCTCCGTGTCGGCGACGAGGTCGCCGTCACCATCGAAGGCATCGGCACTCTCACCAATAAGGTTGTCCAGCGTGGCTAG
- a CDS encoding nitrate- and nitrite sensing domain-containing protein translates to MQGRFKRDGNAPADPEHGGTGPMAANASPQHGRNHTQAPPADDERPAGAAHGEDPTPGKSAAKKSKDPTGHGSRIALRNWRISTRLVSLLALPVVAATSLGALRINESMENMQQLDNMKLLTEMTKQATELAAALQEERDQSAGPLAHGSSASAAIIEGDREKTDRARDNFLAGSDALDEAAQDGRLEGVRETVVGLARDLNGLNRIRTGAYESEGNSTQTVEAYHRLITNLLDLSQDMAEATSNPEMIQRTRALAAFSSAKEYASVQRAVIAAALPANNSTYGELSENDRLYAEAALQGQRSDIRSFTGIYGAGAEDLLQPITQGSPTIEAADQYASRALADDSGLESQEKRSYQDWIDESSTKIQQMANIESTLLQEMEQKARELRSVSEREAIISGALILIVLGVSLVGAFVVARSMIRSLRRLEDTATRVASDRLPELVKQLSESDPQDVDTSVESVGVHSRDEIGRVAAAFDDVHREAVRLAAEQALLRGNVNAMFTNLSRRSQGLIQRQLSLISELESREADPDQLSSLFKLDHLATRMRRNGENLLVLAGEEPGRRWTRPVPLVDVLRAAASEVEQYERIELSSVPTTQVAGRVVNDLVHLLAELLENATSFSSPQTKVKVTGHALPDGRVLIEIHDTGIGLSPEDLAAINERLASPPTVDVSVSRRMGLFVVGRLSQRHGIRIQLRPSDSGGTTALVMLPVDVAQGEKRPPARTGHPGSGGGPAAAQAAAGAAAARRAAGGGKAGPTLGPGRPGAGTLGAGQGPRPALPGSGGASGSAPDHRSPTVPAPPRDQRPPRPTSADNGLGRPLEAPESHPGAGPRTPQVPLVPDAFGGRDQAQGGDTAHAGGPDARRRPVGPAGPPAELPAGVPQPRVPDWGAEAAPPTKPHVSPDAQRDHLEPEDTHRPPRHRLDPAATAELPAVPEYGTPSDAGSTARHARHETDQPATGTTFGSTGSESAPEGPGAATGERESGDYVRSDVFGTPGHQSPSHSPERGDVRHEDAHGASAAAVDSRGPSSYDHAATGEFQAARPYDNGTHQGLGSPGGLADADLSEGLPPASGPGDGRTPLYDTLETNWFRGERRARPQGTDPAPAEPRAETPEEPSAPSGAPQTSSWRSSPNDDLVRQAERVRQPSAGGVTTSGLPRRVPRANLVPGTAEQQASGGGPQVSRAPDDVRGRLTNLRRGIAQGRQAGPQQTGTNPRPTHQQER, encoded by the coding sequence GTGCAGGGACGTTTCAAGAGGGATGGCAACGCTCCGGCGGATCCGGAGCACGGCGGGACCGGCCCGATGGCCGCCAATGCCTCGCCCCAGCACGGCCGGAACCACACTCAGGCTCCTCCCGCCGACGACGAGCGCCCCGCTGGGGCGGCGCACGGGGAGGATCCGACACCCGGGAAGTCGGCGGCGAAGAAGTCGAAGGACCCGACCGGCCACGGTTCGCGAATAGCCCTTCGGAACTGGCGCATCTCCACCCGACTCGTCTCGCTCCTGGCGCTGCCCGTGGTCGCGGCCACCTCGCTGGGCGCACTGCGCATCAACGAGTCCATGGAGAACATGCAGCAGCTCGACAACATGAAGCTGCTGACGGAGATGACCAAGCAGGCCACCGAGCTCGCGGCGGCCCTCCAAGAGGAACGGGACCAGTCGGCGGGCCCGTTGGCCCACGGTTCGAGCGCCAGCGCGGCCATCATCGAGGGCGACCGCGAGAAGACCGACCGGGCCCGGGACAACTTCCTCGCCGGCTCCGACGCGCTCGACGAGGCCGCGCAGGACGGCCGTCTGGAAGGTGTCCGCGAGACCGTCGTGGGCCTGGCTCGCGACCTCAACGGCCTCAACCGGATCCGGACCGGCGCCTACGAGTCCGAGGGCAACTCGACCCAGACCGTCGAGGCCTACCACCGTCTCATCACCAACCTGCTCGACCTCTCGCAGGACATGGCGGAGGCCACCAGCAATCCGGAGATGATCCAGCGGACCCGAGCCCTGGCCGCGTTCTCCTCGGCCAAGGAGTACGCCTCCGTCCAACGTGCGGTGATCGCGGCGGCCTTGCCCGCCAACAACAGCACGTACGGCGAGCTCTCGGAGAACGACCGGCTCTACGCCGAGGCGGCACTCCAGGGGCAGCGCTCGGACATTCGCAGCTTCACCGGCATCTACGGGGCGGGTGCCGAGGACCTCCTCCAGCCCATCACCCAGGGCAGCCCCACCATCGAGGCCGCCGATCAGTACGCCAGCCGGGCGCTGGCCGACGACAGCGGTTTGGAATCGCAGGAGAAGCGCTCCTACCAGGACTGGATCGACGAAAGCTCGACCAAGATCCAGCAAATGGCGAACATCGAGAGCACGCTGCTCCAGGAGATGGAGCAGAAGGCCCGCGAGCTGCGGAGCGTCTCCGAACGCGAGGCGATCATCTCCGGCGCGCTGATCCTGATCGTGCTCGGCGTATCCCTGGTCGGCGCCTTCGTCGTGGCCCGTTCCATGATTCGCTCGCTGCGTCGGCTGGAGGACACCGCGACGAGGGTCGCCTCCGACCGCCTTCCCGAACTGGTCAAGCAGCTCTCGGAGTCCGACCCCCAGGACGTCGACACCTCGGTGGAGTCCGTCGGCGTCCACTCCCGCGACGAGATCGGTCGGGTGGCCGCGGCGTTCGACGACGTGCACCGCGAGGCCGTCCGACTCGCCGCCGAGCAGGCGCTGCTGCGGGGCAACGTCAACGCCATGTTCACCAACCTGTCCCGCCGCTCCCAGGGCCTGATTCAGCGTCAGTTGTCGCTGATCTCGGAGCTGGAGTCGCGAGAGGCCGACCCGGACCAGCTGTCCTCGCTGTTCAAGCTCGACCACCTCGCCACCCGCATGCGCCGCAACGGCGAGAACCTCCTGGTCCTGGCGGGCGAGGAGCCGGGGCGCCGGTGGACCCGCCCCGTGCCACTGGTCGACGTGCTCCGCGCCGCCGCCTCCGAGGTGGAACAGTACGAGCGGATCGAACTCTCCTCGGTGCCCACCACCCAGGTGGCCGGCCGCGTGGTCAACGACCTCGTGCACCTGCTGGCCGAGCTGCTGGAGAACGCCACGTCGTTCTCTTCTCCGCAGACCAAGGTGAAGGTCACCGGACACGCGCTGCCCGACGGCCGGGTCCTGATCGAGATCCACGACACCGGCATCGGCCTCTCCCCCGAGGACCTCGCGGCGATCAACGAACGCCTGGCGTCGCCGCCCACCGTGGACGTGTCCGTCTCCCGCCGTATGGGCCTCTTCGTGGTCGGCCGCCTGTCCCAACGACATGGCATCCGGATCCAGTTGCGTCCGTCCGACTCCGGGGGCACCACCGCTCTGGTGATGCTGCCCGTCGACGTCGCACAGGGCGAGAAGAGGCCGCCGGCCAGGACGGGGCACCCCGGTTCAGGTGGTGGTCCGGCCGCCGCCCAGGCGGCGGCCGGCGCCGCCGCGGCCCGACGCGCGGCCGGTGGCGGCAAGGCCGGACCCACCCTCGGCCCGGGACGACCCGGCGCCGGCACGCTCGGCGCCGGACAGGGACCCCGGCCTGCGTTGCCCGGCAGCGGCGGCGCATCGGGAAGCGCACCGGACCACCGATCTCCGACCGTTCCCGCACCGCCGCGGGACCAGCGGCCCCCACGACCGACCAGCGCCGACAACGGGCTCGGCCGGCCTCTGGAGGCACCCGAGAGCCACCCGGGCGCGGGGCCCCGAACGCCCCAGGTCCCCCTGGTCCCGGACGCCTTCGGCGGGCGGGACCAGGCCCAGGGAGGCGACACCGCCCACGCGGGCGGTCCGGACGCCCGTCGGCGGCCGGTCGGACCCGCCGGGCCACCGGCCGAACTGCCGGCCGGCGTGCCGCAGCCGCGCGTTCCCGACTGGGGGGCCGAGGCCGCGCCACCGACGAAGCCACACGTCTCGCCGGACGCCCAGCGCGACCACCTGGAGCCCGAGGACACGCACCGCCCGCCCCGACACCGCCTCGACCCGGCCGCCACGGCCGAGTTGCCGGCCGTGCCCGAGTACGGCACGCCGTCGGATGCCGGCTCCACCGCCCGGCACGCCCGTCACGAGACCGACCAACCAGCCACCGGAACCACGTTCGGCTCCACGGGCTCCGAGAGCGCGCCCGAGGGGCCGGGAGCGGCGACCGGGGAACGGGAGAGCGGCGACTACGTCCGGTCGGACGTCTTCGGCACTCCCGGCCACCAGAGCCCGTCCCACTCCCCGGAGCGGGGCGACGTCCGCCACGAGGACGCACACGGCGCGTCCGCGGCGGCGGTCGACTCCCGGGGTCCGTCGTCCTACGATCACGCCGCCACCGGCGAGTTCCAGGCGGCCCGGCCCTACGACAACGGCACCCACCAGGGCCTCGGGAGCCCGGGCGGGCTCGCCGACGCCGATCTCTCGGAGGGGCTGCCGCCGGCGAGCGGTCCGGGAGACGGACGCACCCCGCTGTACGACACGCTGGAGACCAACTGGTTCCGCGGCGAACGGCGGGCGCGACCGCAGGGCACCGACCCCGCGCCGGCCGAGCCTCGGGCCGAGACGCCGGAGGAGCCCTCCGCGCCGTCCGGCGCGCCGCAGACGTCTTCCTGGCGCAGTTCGCCCAACGACGATCTCGTCCGGCAGGCGGAGCGGGTCCGACAGCCCTCGGCCGGTGGTGTCACCACCTCCGGCCTGCCGCGCCGGGTGCCCCGGGCGAACCTCGTGCCGGGCACCGCGGAGCAGCAGGCGAGCGGCGGCGGTCCACAGGTCTCCCGGGCGCCGGACGATGTGCGGGGCCGACTGACCAACCTTCGTCGCGGTATCGCACAGGGTCGCCAGGCCGGTCCCCAGCAGACCGGCACCAACCCGCGGCCCACTCACCAGCAGGAGCGATAG
- a CDS encoding roadblock/LC7 domain-containing protein: protein MSQAAQNLNWLITNFVDSTPGVSHTVVVSADGLLLAMSEGFPRDRADQLAAVASGLTSLTAGASRIFEGGTVAQTVVEMERGFLFLMSVSDGSSLAVLAHPECDIGLVGYEMALLVDRAGAVLTPDLRAELQGSLLH, encoded by the coding sequence ATGAGCCAGGCGGCACAGAACCTGAACTGGTTGATCACGAATTTCGTGGACAGCACACCGGGGGTGTCCCACACCGTCGTCGTGTCCGCCGACGGACTTCTCCTGGCGATGTCCGAGGGGTTCCCCAGGGACCGAGCGGACCAGTTGGCGGCCGTCGCCTCGGGGCTGACCTCGCTGACCGCCGGCGCGTCCCGGATATTCGAGGGCGGCACCGTGGCCCAGACGGTCGTCGAGATGGAGCGTGGCTTCCTGTTCCTGATGTCCGTCTCGGACGGCTCCTCCCTGGCCGTCCTCGCCCACCCGGAGTGCGACATAGGCCTCGTAGGCTACGAGATGGCGCTCCTCGTCGATCGCGCGGGCGCGGTCCTCACCCCGGACCTGCGCGCCGAGCTGCAAGGCAGTCTGCTTCACTGA
- a CDS encoding DUF742 domain-containing protein yields MTPPTASHDPYAEPYEDEGDQPLVRPYAMTGGRTRPRYQLAIEALISTTADPAALMGLLPEHQRICHLCREVKSVAEVSALLAMPLGVARILVADLAEAGLVAIHQPGGDESNGGAPDVTLLERVLSGLRKL; encoded by the coding sequence ATGACCCCGCCCACCGCCTCTCATGATCCGTACGCGGAACCGTACGAGGACGAGGGCGACCAGCCGCTGGTACGTCCCTACGCGATGACCGGCGGCCGGACGCGGCCCCGCTACCAACTCGCCATCGAGGCGCTGATCAGCACGACGGCCGACCCGGCGGCGCTCATGGGGCTGCTCCCGGAGCATCAGCGCATCTGCCATCTCTGCAGGGAGGTGAAGTCGGTGGCCGAGGTCTCGGCGCTCTTGGCGATGCCTCTCGGTGTCGCCAGGATCCTGGTCGCGGACCTCGCCGAGGCGGGTCTCGTCGCCATCCACCAACCGGGCGGCGACGAGAGCAACGGCGGCGCTCCGGACGTGACTCTGCTCGAAAGGGTGCTCAGTGGACTTCGCAAGCTCTGA
- a CDS encoding ATP/GTP-binding protein: MDFASSDGGRSTTSAKIVVAGGFGVGKTTFVGAVSEINPLRTEAVMTSASAGIDDLTHTGDKTTTTVAMDFGRITLDQDLILYLFGTPGQDRFWFMWDDLVRGAIGAVVLVDTRRLADCFPAVDYFENSGLPFVIALNGFDGNQPYTPDEVREALQIGPDTPIITTDARHRADAKSALITLVEHALMARLR, encoded by the coding sequence GTGGACTTCGCAAGCTCTGACGGGGGTCGCTCCACCACCTCCGCGAAGATCGTGGTGGCGGGCGGCTTCGGCGTGGGTAAGACCACGTTCGTCGGCGCCGTCTCGGAGATCAACCCGCTGCGCACCGAGGCCGTCATGACCTCCGCCTCGGCAGGCATCGACGACCTCACCCACACCGGGGACAAGACCACCACCACGGTCGCCATGGACTTCGGCCGCATCACACTCGACCAGGACCTCATCCTCTACCTGTTCGGCACCCCCGGACAGGACCGCTTCTGGTTCATGTGGGACGACCTCGTCCGCGGCGCCATCGGCGCCGTCGTCCTCGTCGACACCCGACGCCTCGCCGACTGCTTCCCCGCCGTCGACTACTTCGAGAACTCCGGGCTCCCCTTCGTCATCGCCCTCAACGGCTTCGACGGAAACCAGCCCTACACCCCCGACGAAGTCCGCGAAGCCCTCCAGATCGGCCCCGACACCCCCATCATCACCACCGACGCCCGCCACCGCGCCGACGCCAAATCCGCCCTCATCACCCTCGTCGAACACGCCCTCATGGCACGACTCCGCTGA